Proteins encoded within one genomic window of Granulicella pectinivorans:
- a CDS encoding alkaline phosphatase family protein produces the protein MRKLLLSALALALLAPAAHSQAYEAKPKLVVLLVIDQFRGDYLERYRTDLKATNGFNLFLKKGAYFTSCYYDYASTKTAPGHATIGTGTYTDGHGIGSNEWWDLKRNTDRVVSSVEDERYRMVGTFDDLPVPPPPAISPRDNRIGASPLNLRVTTFGDEVRLATAGESKLYGVSLKDRAAILPAGQTANGAFWIDTATGRFVTSSFYMPELPAWATAFNKGPRIAQAAKEAGVDDTAQFYALVGRTSAANRYELDFARALIEGEKLGQHPVTDVLTVSLSANDILGHQMGPDSDTQKAMVVDLDKDLDAFFTYLDKKIGLGNVMVAFTADHGIAPVPAEAARLGIAAGIINLDTLAEKLNESLNTKFSPGKETAYLMPTQELPNIALDPRPFAKLKVSEKDAEAAVVEALPGIIESMGAPKSAPNNAATPEGTRKYADARLAPDPAAVFIRSHVDLAAGKVPNTEFGRRIAHSYTDHGDWYVMLIPAGYQMEYLNGIQTTHYSPWSYDRHVPLGFFGVNFVSGIYRDQVAPVDIAPTVTSLLGVNAPSASIGHVLVEAIRK, from the coding sequence ATGCGCAAACTCCTGTTGAGTGCCCTAGCCCTCGCCCTGCTCGCCCCTGCTGCCCACTCCCAGGCCTACGAGGCCAAGCCCAAGCTCGTGGTCCTTCTCGTGATCGACCAGTTCCGCGGCGATTACCTCGAGCGCTATCGCACCGACCTGAAGGCCACCAACGGCTTCAACCTCTTCCTGAAGAAGGGCGCCTACTTCACGAGTTGCTACTACGACTACGCGAGCACCAAGACCGCCCCCGGACACGCCACCATCGGCACCGGCACCTATACCGACGGACACGGCATCGGCTCCAATGAGTGGTGGGACCTGAAGCGCAATACCGATCGTGTCGTCTCATCGGTCGAGGATGAACGCTATCGCATGGTTGGCACCTTCGACGATCTGCCCGTGCCTCCTCCGCCTGCCATCAGTCCACGCGACAACCGCATCGGCGCCTCGCCGCTCAACCTGCGCGTCACCACCTTCGGCGATGAAGTGCGTCTCGCTACCGCCGGTGAGTCGAAGCTCTACGGTGTCTCATTGAAGGACCGCGCCGCCATCCTCCCTGCGGGCCAGACCGCCAACGGAGCCTTCTGGATCGACACCGCAACAGGCCGCTTCGTGACCTCCAGCTTCTACATGCCGGAGCTCCCTGCCTGGGCGACCGCCTTCAACAAAGGCCCACGCATCGCGCAGGCCGCGAAGGAAGCAGGCGTCGACGATACCGCGCAGTTCTATGCGCTGGTTGGCCGCACCTCTGCCGCCAATCGCTACGAACTCGACTTCGCCCGGGCGCTCATCGAAGGCGAAAAGCTGGGCCAGCACCCCGTCACCGACGTTTTAACCGTGAGCCTCTCAGCCAACGACATCCTCGGTCATCAGATGGGCCCCGACTCCGACACGCAGAAGGCGATGGTCGTTGACCTCGACAAGGATCTCGATGCCTTCTTCACCTATCTCGACAAGAAGATCGGCCTCGGCAATGTGATGGTCGCCTTCACCGCCGACCACGGCATCGCGCCCGTCCCGGCTGAGGCCGCGCGTCTTGGCATCGCGGCCGGCATCATCAACCTCGATACGCTTGCCGAGAAGCTCAACGAATCTCTCAACACAAAGTTCTCCCCCGGCAAGGAGACCGCCTACCTGATGCCCACGCAGGAGCTGCCTAACATCGCCCTCGACCCACGCCCCTTCGCGAAGCTGAAGGTCAGCGAGAAGGACGCCGAAGCAGCCGTCGTCGAGGCCCTGCCCGGCATCATCGAGAGCATGGGCGCGCCCAAGTCCGCACCCAACAACGCAGCCACGCCCGAAGGCACGCGCAAGTACGCCGACGCGCGTCTCGCACCCGACCCCGCCGCCGTCTTTATTCGCTCGCATGTGGACCTCGCCGCGGGCAAGGTACCCAACACCGAGTTCGGCCGTCGCATCGCCCATAGCTACACCGATCACGGCGACTGGTACGTCATGCTCATCCCCGCCGGCTACCAGATGGAGTATCTCAACGGCATCCAGACGACGCACTACTCGCCCTGGAGCTACGACCGCCACGTCCCACTCGGCTTCTTTGGCGTCAACTTTGTCAGCGGCATCTATCGCGACCAGGTAGCACCCGTCGATATCGCGCCCACGGTGACTTCGCTGCTCGGCGTCAATGCGCCGTCGGCAAGCATCGGTCATGTCCTGGTGGAGGCGATCCGCAAATAG
- a CDS encoding outer membrane protein assembly factor BamD, whose translation MAKRAFFPTVRAGLSAGLLIAALMAPSLLHGQVTGSSTTGVDQKGQPTETVTVAAPLQKQKKEKVVQSKDTKRFISKTKKVQTSLEGKDTKLPDKQLYDKAQIAIKKGRFDIARLDLQTLLNTYPDSEYQMRSKLAIADSWYKEGGSAALTQAEQEYKDFITFFPNAPEAAEAQMRVGDIYFRQMDKPDRDYAKAVHAEEEYRLMLQQFPESKLVPQAKQRLREVQEVLATRESDIAAFYSTRDNWPATIARYQTVEDTYPLYSHMDDVLVALGDAWAAEARYVRTLKQLPEAAKANLERIYDDRSSAAYRKVVLEHSASAHVEDAKDRLAAMNLPIPTPTAEQIAASNALENSRGQYTLFGRTKLLVLHTPDVIATARDGEPTLADPAATLAPAIRKTIISDFETSMNPNAPKPAAPVASSASTPATDASAAPAPAAPVAPLTLSDVPAAGASGSSSDAAITTVVPASGSGAPSGSSAGVEIVQPAAERRTVDTGGLPSARPANAEALPAIEKPAAAPDAINDIKPGQAPAAQDGAANGKNKKPEFDKSDESSSKHKKKKGLKKLDPLPQ comes from the coding sequence ATGGCGAAGCGAGCATTTTTTCCAACCGTACGGGCAGGTCTCTCTGCCGGACTCCTGATTGCCGCCTTGATGGCGCCTTCGTTGCTGCATGGCCAGGTCACCGGCTCCTCGACCACGGGCGTTGACCAGAAGGGCCAGCCGACCGAGACCGTCACCGTCGCAGCCCCGCTCCAGAAGCAGAAGAAGGAAAAGGTCGTCCAGTCCAAGGACACCAAGCGCTTCATCAGCAAGACGAAGAAGGTCCAGACCTCGCTGGAGGGCAAGGACACCAAACTGCCCGACAAGCAGCTCTACGACAAGGCGCAGATCGCCATCAAGAAGGGCCGCTTCGACATCGCCCGTCTCGACCTGCAGACGCTGCTGAACACCTACCCCGACTCTGAGTACCAGATGCGCTCGAAACTCGCCATCGCCGACTCCTGGTACAAGGAAGGCGGTAGCGCGGCGCTGACCCAGGCCGAGCAGGAGTACAAGGACTTCATCACCTTCTTCCCCAACGCGCCCGAGGCCGCTGAAGCCCAGATGCGCGTCGGCGACATCTACTTCCGGCAGATGGACAAGCCCGACCGCGACTACGCGAAGGCCGTTCACGCCGAAGAAGAGTATCGCCTGATGCTGCAGCAGTTCCCGGAGTCGAAGCTGGTGCCGCAGGCCAAGCAGCGCCTGCGCGAGGTGCAGGAAGTGCTCGCCACGCGTGAGTCCGACATCGCCGCGTTCTACTCCACGCGCGATAACTGGCCCGCCACCATCGCCCGTTACCAGACGGTCGAGGACACCTATCCTCTCTACAGCCACATGGACGACGTGCTCGTTGCACTGGGCGATGCCTGGGCCGCCGAGGCCCGCTACGTTCGCACGCTGAAGCAGCTTCCCGAAGCGGCGAAAGCCAACCTTGAGCGGATCTACGACGACCGCTCCTCTGCCGCATATCGCAAGGTCGTTCTCGAACACTCCGCCTCCGCCCACGTCGAGGATGCGAAGGACCGCCTGGCCGCGATGAACCTTCCGATCCCGACGCCGACCGCGGAGCAGATCGCCGCCTCGAACGCGCTCGAAAACAGCCGTGGACAGTACACCCTCTTCGGCCGTACCAAGCTCCTCGTGCTGCATACGCCGGACGTCATCGCCACGGCGCGGGACGGTGAGCCCACACTGGCGGATCCTGCTGCGACGCTGGCGCCCGCCATTCGCAAGACCATCATCTCGGACTTCGAAACGTCGATGAACCCGAACGCTCCCAAGCCTGCCGCACCGGTCGCCAGCAGCGCATCGACTCCCGCGACGGATGCCTCCGCAGCACCCGCTCCTGCCGCACCCGTAGCACCGCTCACGCTCAGCGACGTCCCTGCCGCTGGCGCATCGGGCTCCTCCTCGGATGCGGCGATTACGACCGTCGTTCCCGCGAGCGGTTCGGGTGCCCCTTCCGGCAGCTCCGCCGGCGTTGAAATCGTGCAGCCCGCAGCGGAACGCCGCACCGTCGACACCGGCGGCCTGCCAAGCGCACGTCCCGCGAACGCCGAGGCTCTTCCCGCCATCGAGAAGCCCGCAGCCGCTCCGGATGCCATCAACGACATCAAGCCCGGACAGGCACCCGCCGCCCAGGATGGTGCCGCCAATGGCAAGAACAAGAAGCCCGAGTTCGACAAGAGCGACGAGTCTTCGAGCAAGCACAAGAAGAAGAAGGGGCTGAAGAAGCTCGATCCGCTTCCACAGTAA
- a CDS encoding diacylglycerol/lipid kinase family protein: protein MPAALVFLNERSGTARARADIEQAFRDAEVECQVRILNRYINLPAIIDYAASCGTAIVAAGGDGTVNCVAAAIVAKHPDAVFGVLPVGTLNHFAKDMKLPLTLEGAAKVIGAGVTRAVDAGEVNGRIFVNNSSIGFYPGMVLQRERLKKVGWNKWVSLLVASFRQFLRFRHLKVRVTLANGEKLMRTTPFVFVGNNEYTMEGVEAGTRERLNSGRLYVYMAPGATRLSLLRLTLAALRHKVRESPYFEAHCVESFTVEHGRRRGHVALDGEVVRLSSPLHYRTRPGVLQVLVP, encoded by the coding sequence ATGCCGGCAGCACTGGTTTTTCTCAATGAGCGCTCCGGAACGGCGCGTGCGCGTGCCGACATCGAGCAGGCCTTTCGCGACGCCGAGGTGGAGTGCCAGGTCAGGATTCTGAATCGGTATATCAACCTGCCGGCCATCATCGACTATGCAGCCTCCTGCGGTACGGCGATCGTTGCCGCAGGAGGCGACGGCACAGTCAACTGCGTGGCTGCCGCGATTGTGGCGAAACACCCGGATGCGGTCTTCGGCGTACTGCCGGTGGGAACACTGAATCACTTCGCCAAGGATATGAAGCTGCCGCTCACGCTCGAAGGTGCGGCCAAGGTGATCGGCGCAGGCGTGACCAGGGCCGTGGATGCGGGCGAGGTGAATGGACGCATCTTCGTGAACAACTCCTCCATTGGCTTCTATCCGGGCATGGTGCTGCAGCGCGAGCGTCTGAAGAAAGTCGGGTGGAACAAGTGGGTGTCGCTACTGGTGGCGAGCTTCCGTCAGTTCCTGCGGTTTCGGCATTTGAAGGTGCGCGTGACGTTGGCCAACGGCGAGAAGCTGATGCGGACGACGCCGTTCGTGTTCGTGGGCAACAACGAGTACACGATGGAGGGCGTAGAGGCGGGCACGCGTGAGCGGCTCAATAGCGGACGTCTTTACGTCTACATGGCTCCGGGAGCGACGCGCCTGTCGCTGCTGCGGCTGACCCTCGCGGCGCTCCGTCACAAGGTAAGGGAGAGCCCGTACTTCGAGGCCCATTGCGTGGAGTCGTTTACGGTGGAGCACGGAAGGCGCAGAGGGCACGTCGCGCTCGATGGCGAGGTAGTGAGGCTGAGCAGCCCGCTGCACTACCGGACGCGACCCGGCGTGCTGCAGGTGCTGGTTCCATGA
- a CDS encoding metallophosphoesterase family protein, with protein sequence MTRLAHISDVHFGREDSDLVDGLLLALAEAKPDAIVVSGDLTQRARKGQFRKARAFLAELPKVPTLIVPGNHDVSATNLIDRMARPLKRYRQYIANDLTPFLQVDGLAIAGISTVRRLERKDGRINRRQVALACGQLGETQENTVRVVVTHHPIDLPLQDRENATIARAKMAIKAFSDCHVDLFLSGHLHAGQAMVTSTREAGVPYAAVVAHAGTAVSTRTRIEPNGWNLIDLDGRQRMTVQQMRWSVEAGRFVHGPHAGFARGDRGWMAS encoded by the coding sequence ATGACGCGTCTGGCGCACATCTCGGACGTTCACTTCGGGCGCGAGGATAGCGATCTCGTCGATGGCCTTCTGCTTGCATTGGCGGAAGCGAAGCCGGATGCGATCGTTGTGTCGGGAGACCTGACCCAGAGGGCGCGCAAGGGGCAGTTCCGCAAGGCGCGAGCGTTTCTGGCCGAGTTGCCGAAGGTGCCGACGTTGATCGTGCCGGGGAACCACGATGTGTCGGCGACAAATCTGATCGACCGCATGGCGCGGCCGCTGAAGCGCTACCGGCAATACATCGCGAACGATCTGACGCCCTTTCTGCAGGTGGATGGGCTGGCGATTGCTGGGATCAGTACGGTGCGTCGTCTCGAGCGCAAGGATGGCCGCATCAACCGCCGGCAGGTTGCGCTGGCGTGCGGGCAACTGGGGGAGACGCAGGAGAATACGGTCCGGGTTGTCGTCACCCATCATCCCATCGACCTGCCCCTTCAGGACCGGGAGAACGCCACGATCGCGCGCGCGAAGATGGCCATCAAGGCCTTCTCAGACTGCCACGTGGACCTGTTCCTCTCGGGTCATCTGCATGCAGGACAAGCGATGGTAACCAGTACGCGTGAGGCAGGAGTACCGTATGCGGCTGTGGTGGCGCATGCCGGCACGGCGGTCTCGACGCGAACGCGGATCGAGCCCAATGGCTGGAACCTGATCGATCTTGACGGACGGCAGCGGATGACCGTGCAGCAGATGCGCTGGAGCGTGGAGGCTGGGCGCTTTGTCCATGGACCACATGCCGGTTTTGCGCGCGGGGATCGCGGGTGGATGGCCTCGTAG